In Micromonospora purpureochromogenes, a single window of DNA contains:
- a CDS encoding DUF389 domain-containing protein, whose amino-acid sequence MLHLRVIAPSDQSSAVADLLADNPGVAHLAVIPGAARQPPGDLILCDVVRESADRVLHQLQELGVEARGGISADDVELTLSRAAKQAARDAPGHGEDAVVWDEIAAKTGEQTELTGTYLALIIVATMIAGVGVLLDQPILIVGAMVVGPEFGPLAALCVALLRRRPRTIVRSVQALTVGFLAAMVATVLSTWALTAADLVNREMLLAERPLTDFIWRPDALSWVVGLLAGIAGMLSLTSKKSGSLVGVLISVTTVPAAANVAVAAAYGVWHEAAGSALQLVINICAIVLAGLATLAVQQLWWWRVGRRADRVTASRPQPPVGG is encoded by the coding sequence TTGCTGCACCTGAGGGTGATCGCCCCGTCGGACCAGTCGTCCGCCGTGGCCGACCTGCTCGCCGACAACCCGGGGGTGGCGCACCTGGCCGTGATCCCCGGTGCGGCCCGGCAGCCCCCCGGCGACCTGATCCTCTGCGACGTGGTCCGGGAGAGCGCCGACCGGGTGCTGCACCAGTTGCAGGAGCTGGGGGTCGAGGCGCGCGGCGGCATCTCCGCCGACGACGTCGAGTTGACCCTCTCCCGGGCGGCGAAGCAGGCCGCCCGGGACGCCCCCGGTCACGGCGAGGACGCGGTCGTCTGGGACGAGATCGCCGCCAAGACCGGCGAGCAGACCGAGCTGACCGGGACGTACCTGGCGCTGATCATCGTCGCCACGATGATCGCCGGGGTGGGCGTGCTGCTGGACCAGCCGATTCTGATCGTCGGCGCAATGGTGGTCGGCCCCGAGTTCGGCCCGCTCGCCGCGCTCTGCGTCGCGCTGCTGCGCCGCCGGCCCCGCACCATCGTCCGCTCGGTGCAGGCGCTGACGGTGGGCTTCCTGGCCGCCATGGTGGCCACCGTGCTGAGCACCTGGGCGCTGACCGCCGCCGACCTGGTCAACCGGGAGATGCTGCTCGCCGAGCGGCCGCTGACCGACTTCATCTGGCGGCCCGACGCGCTCTCCTGGGTCGTCGGCCTCCTCGCCGGGATCGCCGGGATGCTCTCGCTCACCTCGAAGAAGTCCGGCTCGCTGGTCGGCGTGCTGATCTCGGTCACCACCGTGCCGGCCGCCGCGAACGTCGCCGTCGCCGCCGCGTACGGGGTGTGGCACGAGGCGGCCGGGTCGGCGCTCCAGCTGGTGATCAACATCTGTGCGATCGTGCTCGCCGGGCTGGCCACCCTGGCCGTGCAGCAGCTGTGGTGGTGGCGGGTGGGCCGGCGCGCCGACCGGGTCACCGCCAGTCGTCCCCAGCCTCCAGTCGGCGGGTGA
- a CDS encoding glycosyltransferase family 4 protein — protein sequence MRVGLLTQWYDPEPGPAALPGALARALARRGHEVQVLTGFPNYPTGRVVPGYRIRPRRDEVDGDGVRIRRVALYPSHDRSALRRLANYGSFAASALALGTGALRGLDALWVSNSPITVSLSMWYARYVHRVPVVLHVLDLWPDSAYASGFVGPGGTGTLLARGMGGWCAAMYRCADRIAYISPGVGDLLARRGVPERKLVHIPMWADETAATTPDRDLRAELGLRDDQVVLVYAGSMGQAQGLDALLDAVALVDDPRLVCLLAGSGLCEERLRRQAAERKLRNVRFLGRLPAEEMPALMRAGDAHVVSLRPGGMSAYTMPSKVQAILAAGRAMLVVAEGDAAAVAMASGAGLTARPSDPYSIADAIRELCQLGREKLELLGRAGREYYDREYSLASGVRRVEDALRAVAAGAR from the coding sequence ATGCGGGTTGGCCTGCTGACCCAGTGGTACGACCCCGAACCGGGGCCGGCAGCGCTGCCCGGCGCCCTCGCCCGGGCGCTGGCCCGCCGGGGCCACGAGGTCCAGGTCCTGACCGGCTTCCCGAACTATCCGACCGGCCGGGTCGTCCCGGGCTACCGGATCCGTCCCCGTCGGGACGAGGTCGACGGCGACGGCGTGCGGATCCGCCGGGTCGCCCTCTACCCGAGCCACGACCGTTCGGCGCTGCGCCGTCTCGCGAACTACGGGTCCTTCGCCGCCTCGGCGCTCGCGTTGGGCACCGGCGCGCTGCGCGGCCTGGACGCGCTGTGGGTGAGCAACTCGCCCATCACCGTCTCGCTGTCGATGTGGTACGCCCGTTACGTCCACCGGGTCCCGGTGGTGCTGCACGTGCTGGACCTCTGGCCCGACAGCGCGTACGCCAGCGGCTTCGTCGGTCCGGGTGGCACCGGCACGCTGCTGGCCCGCGGCATGGGCGGCTGGTGCGCCGCGATGTACCGGTGCGCGGACCGGATCGCGTACATCTCCCCGGGGGTGGGCGACCTGCTGGCCCGGCGGGGAGTGCCCGAGCGCAAGCTCGTGCACATTCCGATGTGGGCCGACGAGACGGCCGCCACCACGCCCGACCGGGACCTCCGGGCCGAACTGGGCCTCCGCGACGACCAGGTGGTGCTCGTCTACGCCGGGTCGATGGGGCAGGCGCAAGGGCTCGACGCCCTGCTCGACGCCGTCGCCCTCGTCGACGACCCGCGGCTGGTGTGCCTGTTGGCCGGGTCGGGGCTCTGCGAGGAGCGGCTGCGCCGGCAGGCCGCCGAGCGGAAGCTGCGCAACGTGCGCTTTCTCGGCCGGCTGCCGGCCGAGGAGATGCCGGCGCTGATGCGGGCCGGGGACGCGCACGTGGTCAGCCTCCGGCCGGGCGGCATGTCGGCGTACACCATGCCGAGCAAGGTCCAGGCAATCCTCGCCGCCGGGCGAGCGATGCTGGTCGTCGCCGAGGGCGACGCCGCGGCGGTGGCGATGGCCAGCGGGGCGGGGCTCACCGCCCGGCCCAGTGATCCGTACTCGATCGCCGATGCCATCCGGGAGCTGTGCCAGCTCGGGCGGGAGAAGTTGGAACTGCTGGGCCGGGCCGGGCGGGAGTACTACGACCGCGAGTACTCGCTGGCCTCCGGGGTGCGGCGGGTGGAGGACGCGCTGCGGGCCGTCGCGGCAGGTGCCCGGTGA
- a CDS encoding deoxyguanosinetriphosphate triphosphohydrolase family protein has product MEQPADPRARRLFGGSARALGDLAASPFRADRDRIVGSPFFARLNGVTQVISPGGSGLLVHNRLTHSLKVAQVARAIAERLTADPAHRRLLDELGGCDPDVVEAAALAHDLGHPPFGHLGERVLDRLARQRLGLPDGFEGNAQSYRIVTSTEIRGAATTGLDLTAAVRAALLKYPWTRLDHPDPHPRHLTPAPRGAAAPPDDPESGSAKFGAYRTELADLRQAREPFAGRIADWQQTVEASVMDTADDIAYAIHDVEDFYRVGVLQQGAVAAELMAWQREGGHLRAVTDAALTGAARRPGSAIERLRRQLHRKDGWIADDDAFAAAVEHVRQELVEGLLAMPFDGSIEAEQYVARFSARWTTRFVDAITVVREPSVRSGHVLLAPAQWHEVQVLKFVHHRFVLARPDLALHQRGQARLLGTLVEALWEWLLDPEEESRLPRRLHDLVELAEAELHPRTADRIGRARGRAIVDFVAQLTDGQAVAMLDALSGRSGALWTDAFVL; this is encoded by the coding sequence ATGGAACAACCAGCGGATCCGCGGGCCCGCCGGCTCTTCGGCGGCAGCGCCCGGGCGCTCGGCGACCTGGCCGCCAGCCCGTTCCGGGCCGACCGGGACCGGATCGTCGGCTCGCCGTTCTTCGCCCGGCTCAACGGCGTCACCCAGGTGATCAGCCCGGGCGGGTCCGGCCTGCTGGTGCACAACCGGCTCACCCACAGCCTGAAGGTCGCCCAGGTGGCCCGGGCGATCGCCGAGCGACTCACCGCCGACCCGGCGCACCGGCGGCTCCTGGACGAGCTCGGCGGCTGCGACCCGGACGTGGTCGAGGCCGCCGCGCTCGCCCACGATCTCGGCCACCCGCCGTTCGGGCACCTGGGGGAGCGGGTGCTGGACCGGCTGGCCCGGCAGCGGCTCGGCCTGCCCGACGGCTTCGAGGGCAACGCGCAGTCGTACCGGATCGTCACCAGCACCGAGATCCGGGGCGCGGCCACCACCGGGCTCGACCTGACCGCCGCGGTCCGCGCGGCCCTGCTGAAGTACCCGTGGACCCGGCTGGACCATCCGGACCCGCACCCGCGGCACCTCACCCCGGCGCCCCGCGGCGCGGCCGCCCCGCCCGACGACCCGGAGAGCGGGTCGGCGAAGTTCGGCGCGTACCGGACCGAGCTGGCCGACCTGCGGCAGGCCCGGGAGCCGTTCGCCGGCCGGATCGCCGACTGGCAGCAGACCGTCGAGGCCTCGGTGATGGACACCGCCGACGACATCGCGTACGCGATCCACGACGTCGAGGACTTCTACCGGGTGGGGGTGCTCCAGCAGGGGGCGGTGGCCGCCGAGCTGATGGCCTGGCAGCGGGAGGGCGGTCACCTGCGCGCGGTCACCGACGCGGCGCTGACCGGCGCGGCCCGCCGGCCCGGCTCGGCGATCGAGCGGCTGCGCCGCCAGCTGCACCGCAAGGACGGCTGGATCGCCGACGACGACGCCTTCGCCGCCGCCGTCGAGCACGTCCGCCAGGAACTGGTCGAGGGCCTGCTGGCGATGCCCTTCGACGGTTCGATCGAGGCCGAGCAGTACGTGGCCCGCTTCTCCGCCCGCTGGACCACCCGGTTCGTGGACGCGATCACCGTGGTCCGCGAGCCGTCGGTGCGCTCCGGGCACGTGCTGCTCGCCCCGGCCCAGTGGCACGAGGTGCAGGTCCTCAAGTTCGTCCACCACCGGTTCGTGCTGGCCCGCCCCGACCTGGCCCTGCACCAGCGGGGCCAGGCCCGGCTGCTGGGCACCCTGGTCGAGGCGCTGTGGGAGTGGCTGCTCGACCCGGAGGAGGAGTCCCGGCTGCCGCGCCGGCTGCACGACCTGGTCGAGCTGGCCGAGGCGGAGCTGCACCCACGTACGGCGGACCGGATCGGCCGGGCCCGGGGTCGGGCCATCGTCGACTTCGTCGCCCAGCTCACCGACGGCCAGGCCGTCGCCATGCTGGACGCCCTCTCCGGTCGCTCCGGTGCCCTCTGGACGGACGCCTTCGTACTCTGA
- a CDS encoding acyltransferase family protein, whose translation MTQTRSRPKAPPRASFRGDIEGLRALAVLLVLVGHAGSQFIPGGFVGVDVFFVISGFLITGLLVEELDRTGRISLVGFYARRAKRLLPAAGLVLVVTLLLTYLFLPKVRFSNTAWDVVSSALYVMNWRLAEQSVDYMFVDQAPSVLQHYWSLSVEEQFYLIWPLLLLGLAVLGGRRRLRRGVLMVGFAVVALPSFAWSVFLTSTDRAPAYFVTTTRIWELALGGAVAIVGARLHRTPRALAVVLAWSGLVTVVASAFLLDSASAFPGYVALLPTAGTAVVIAFAVAAGRAGPAGLLSLPPMRGVGALSYSLYLWHWPLLIVADYRFGELSASARLAVVALSAVPAVLTYHFVENPIRRSQTLHWQPAQALGIGALSTGTAVIAGLLFQLTVWSPARPPLSTSAVPPLGGSSASAGAPAPAGPPGAAVLGKSPRGDQAGRPVDRVDSITPDPLVAAKDVPATTRTNCHVQQNSSEPLTCVYGVKDASYTVVLAGDSHAAQWLPALEAVAVQRKWRVVTHTKSSCPFLAMEVALDGRPYTSCTEWNQRVRGQLRADPPDLLLVGNSQYLTVRDGEVVTRDAHDILATGLRNTWREMTGIGVPVVVLRDPPYHRRDPVECVSANPDRLTRCAPPRDEVLAAGGGIAQERAAKGQPGVHLVDLNDAICPTDRCAAVIGGVLVYRDTNHLTATYARSLAPRLDSALAAVRTPGS comes from the coding sequence ATGACCCAGACACGAAGCAGGCCGAAGGCCCCACCACGGGCATCCTTCCGGGGCGACATCGAGGGACTGCGCGCCCTGGCGGTCCTGCTGGTACTGGTCGGCCACGCCGGAAGCCAGTTCATCCCCGGCGGCTTCGTCGGCGTGGACGTCTTCTTCGTGATCTCAGGCTTCCTGATCACCGGACTGCTCGTCGAGGAACTCGACCGCACCGGCCGGATCTCGCTGGTGGGCTTCTACGCCCGACGCGCGAAGCGGCTGCTGCCGGCCGCCGGCCTGGTGCTCGTGGTCACCCTGCTGCTGACGTACCTGTTCCTGCCGAAGGTGCGCTTCTCCAACACCGCGTGGGACGTGGTGAGCAGCGCGCTGTACGTGATGAACTGGCGGCTCGCCGAGCAGTCGGTGGACTACATGTTCGTCGACCAGGCACCCAGCGTCCTGCAGCACTACTGGTCGCTCAGCGTCGAGGAGCAGTTCTACCTGATCTGGCCGCTGCTGCTGCTCGGGTTGGCCGTTCTCGGTGGCCGGCGGCGGCTGCGCCGCGGCGTGCTGATGGTCGGGTTCGCCGTGGTGGCCCTGCCGTCCTTCGCCTGGTCGGTGTTCCTGACGTCGACCGATCGGGCCCCGGCGTACTTCGTGACCACCACCCGGATCTGGGAGCTCGCCCTGGGCGGCGCTGTGGCCATCGTCGGTGCCCGACTGCACCGCACCCCGCGTGCGCTGGCCGTCGTGCTCGCCTGGTCCGGGTTGGTCACCGTGGTCGCCTCGGCCTTCCTGCTGGACTCCGCGTCGGCCTTCCCCGGGTACGTCGCCTTGCTGCCCACCGCCGGCACAGCGGTGGTGATCGCCTTCGCGGTGGCCGCCGGGCGGGCCGGACCGGCCGGGCTGCTCAGCCTGCCGCCGATGCGCGGCGTCGGCGCGCTGTCGTATTCGCTCTACCTGTGGCACTGGCCGCTGCTGATCGTCGCCGACTACCGGTTCGGCGAGCTGAGCGCATCCGCGCGCCTGGCGGTGGTCGCGCTCTCCGCGGTGCCGGCGGTCCTCACCTATCACTTCGTCGAGAACCCCATCCGCCGATCGCAGACGTTGCACTGGCAGCCGGCGCAGGCGCTGGGCATCGGCGCCCTCTCCACCGGCACGGCGGTGATCGCCGGCCTGCTCTTCCAGCTGACCGTCTGGTCGCCGGCCCGACCGCCGCTGTCCACGTCCGCGGTGCCGCCACTGGGCGGCAGCAGCGCGTCGGCGGGCGCCCCCGCCCCGGCCGGGCCACCGGGAGCCGCCGTCCTGGGCAAGTCGCCCCGGGGTGACCAGGCCGGGAGGCCGGTCGACCGGGTCGACTCGATCACTCCCGACCCGCTGGTCGCCGCGAAGGACGTCCCGGCGACGACCCGCACCAACTGTCACGTCCAACAGAACAGCAGCGAGCCCCTGACCTGTGTCTACGGGGTCAAGGACGCCTCCTACACCGTCGTGCTCGCCGGCGACTCGCACGCCGCGCAGTGGCTGCCGGCGCTGGAGGCGGTCGCGGTGCAGCGGAAGTGGCGGGTGGTGACCCACACCAAGTCCTCGTGCCCGTTCCTGGCGATGGAGGTGGCGCTGGACGGCCGGCCGTACACCAGTTGCACGGAGTGGAACCAGCGGGTCCGCGGCCAACTGCGCGCCGACCCGCCCGACCTGCTGTTGGTGGGCAACTCCCAATACCTGACGGTGCGCGACGGCGAGGTGGTGACCCGGGATGCGCACGACATCCTGGCCACCGGGCTACGGAACACGTGGCGGGAGATGACCGGGATCGGAGTGCCGGTGGTGGTGCTCCGGGACCCGCCGTACCACCGTCGGGACCCGGTCGAGTGTGTCTCCGCCAACCCGGACCGGCTCACCCGGTGCGCACCGCCGCGTGACGAGGTGCTGGCTGCCGGCGGTGGCATCGCCCAGGAGCGGGCCGCCAAGGGACAGCCGGGGGTCCACCTGGTCGACCTCAACGACGCGATCTGTCCCACCGACCGCTGCGCGGCGGTCATCGGCGGCGTACTGGTCTACCGGGACACCAACCACCTCACCGCCACCTACGCCCGGTCGCTCGCGCCACGGCTCGACAGCGCCCTGGCCGCCGTACGGACACCCGGAAGCTGA
- a CDS encoding Tex family protein, with translation MTQSVHQRIADELGVAERQVRAAVELLDGGATVPFIARYRKEATGLLDDAQLRTLEERLRYLRELDDRRAAVLESIRGQGKLDEALEAQLMAADSKSRLEDIYLPYKPKRRTRAQIAREAGLEQLADTLLADPSRDPRETAAGFVDADRGVADAAAALEGARAILIERFGEDADLIGTLREQMWSRGRLVSRVRDGQEAAGAKFADYFDFAEPYTKLPSHRILAMFRGEKEGVLDLTMAPEAEGDSDAVVTGPSRYEAAIAGRFGISDQGRPADKWLADTVRWAWRTRILIHLGADLRMRLWQAAEEEAVRVFATNLRDLLLAAPAGTRATMGLDPGLRTGVKVAVVDATGKVVATDTIYPHEPRRQWDASIETLARLAGAHDVELVAIGNGTASRETDKLAGDLIKRYPQLNLTKVVVSEAGASVYSASAYASQELPGLDVSLRGAVSIARRLQDPLAELVKIDPRSIGVGQYQHDLSEVKLSRSLDAVVEDCVNAVGVDVNTASAPLLTRVSGIGAGLAENIVLHRDANGPFRSRVELKKVPRLGPKAFEQCAGFLRIPGGDDPLDSSGVHPEAYPVVRRILASTGQDLRSLIGKSNILRGLRATDFVDEKFGLPTVTDILAELEKPGRDPRPEFRTATFAEGVEKISDLTPGMLLEGVVTNVAAFGAFVDVGVHQDGLVHVSAMSHTFVKDPRDVVKSGDVVRVKVLDVDVPRKRISLTLRLDEDAAGSAGRPSASAEGGRRERGGARGEQGGRTGSDARGQRAGAEARPGADGRGGGDRRGGADGRGGGDGRGGGDGRGGGDGRGGGDGRGGQRGERGGARGGSRGGPQPRQGRGGSAPAPVNDAMAEALRRAGLA, from the coding sequence GTGACCCAGTCAGTTCATCAGCGGATCGCCGACGAGCTCGGCGTCGCGGAGCGTCAGGTGCGGGCGGCCGTGGAGCTGCTCGACGGCGGCGCCACCGTGCCGTTCATCGCCCGCTACCGCAAGGAGGCCACCGGCCTGCTCGACGACGCGCAGCTGCGCACCCTCGAGGAGCGGCTGCGGTACCTGCGTGAGCTGGACGACCGGCGGGCCGCGGTGCTGGAGTCGATCCGCGGCCAGGGCAAGCTCGACGAGGCCCTGGAAGCGCAGCTCATGGCGGCCGACTCGAAGTCCCGGCTGGAGGACATCTACCTGCCGTACAAGCCCAAGCGGCGGACCCGGGCGCAGATCGCCCGCGAGGCCGGGCTGGAGCAGCTCGCGGACACCCTGCTCGCCGACCCGTCGCGGGACCCGCGCGAGACGGCCGCCGGCTTCGTCGACGCCGACCGGGGCGTGGCCGACGCCGCCGCCGCGCTGGAGGGCGCCCGGGCCATCCTGATCGAGCGCTTCGGCGAGGACGCCGACCTGATCGGCACCCTGCGCGAGCAGATGTGGTCGCGGGGCCGGCTGGTCTCCCGGGTACGCGACGGCCAGGAGGCCGCCGGCGCCAAGTTCGCCGACTACTTCGACTTCGCCGAGCCGTACACCAAGCTGCCCTCGCACCGGATCCTGGCGATGTTCCGGGGCGAGAAGGAGGGCGTGCTCGACCTGACCATGGCCCCGGAGGCCGAGGGCGACAGCGACGCCGTGGTCACCGGCCCGAGCCGGTACGAGGCGGCGATCGCCGGCCGGTTCGGGATCAGCGACCAGGGGCGGCCCGCCGACAAGTGGCTCGCCGACACGGTGCGCTGGGCCTGGCGTACCCGGATCCTCATCCACCTCGGCGCGGACCTGCGGATGCGGCTGTGGCAGGCGGCGGAGGAGGAGGCCGTCCGGGTCTTCGCCACCAACCTGCGTGACCTGCTGCTCGCCGCGCCCGCCGGCACCCGCGCGACGATGGGCCTGGACCCGGGCCTGCGCACCGGCGTCAAGGTCGCGGTGGTCGACGCCACCGGCAAGGTGGTCGCCACCGACACCATCTACCCGCACGAGCCGCGCCGGCAGTGGGACGCCTCGATCGAGACCCTGGCGAGGCTCGCCGGGGCGCACGACGTCGAGCTGGTCGCCATCGGCAACGGCACCGCCAGCCGGGAGACCGACAAGCTCGCCGGTGACCTGATCAAGCGGTACCCGCAGCTCAACCTCACCAAGGTGGTGGTCTCCGAGGCCGGCGCGTCGGTCTACTCCGCCTCCGCGTACGCCTCCCAGGAGCTGCCCGGGCTGGACGTGTCGCTGCGCGGCGCGGTCTCCATCGCCCGCCGCCTCCAGGACCCGCTCGCCGAGCTGGTCAAGATCGACCCGCGCTCGATCGGCGTCGGGCAGTACCAGCACGACCTGTCCGAGGTGAAGCTCTCCCGCTCACTGGACGCGGTGGTCGAGGACTGCGTCAACGCGGTCGGGGTGGACGTCAACACCGCCTCCGCGCCGCTGCTGACCCGGGTCTCCGGTATCGGCGCCGGCCTGGCGGAGAACATCGTGCTGCACCGCGACGCCAACGGCCCGTTCCGGTCCCGCGTGGAGCTGAAGAAGGTGCCCCGGCTCGGCCCGAAGGCGTTCGAGCAGTGCGCCGGCTTCCTGCGCATCCCCGGCGGCGACGACCCGCTGGACTCCTCCGGCGTGCACCCCGAGGCGTACCCGGTGGTGCGGCGGATCCTCGCCAGCACCGGGCAGGACCTGCGCTCGCTGATCGGGAAGAGCAACATCCTGCGCGGGCTGCGGGCCACCGACTTCGTCGACGAGAAGTTCGGCCTGCCCACCGTCACCGACATCCTCGCCGAGCTGGAGAAGCCGGGCCGCGACCCGCGGCCGGAGTTCCGCACCGCCACCTTCGCCGAGGGGGTGGAGAAGATCAGCGACCTGACCCCGGGGATGCTGCTGGAGGGCGTGGTCACCAACGTCGCGGCGTTCGGCGCGTTCGTCGACGTCGGCGTCCACCAGGACGGCCTGGTGCACGTGTCGGCGATGTCCCACACCTTCGTCAAGGACCCCCGGGACGTGGTCAAGTCCGGCGACGTCGTCCGGGTCAAGGTGCTCGACGTGGACGTGCCCCGCAAGCGCATCTCGCTCACCCTCCGGCTGGACGAGGACGCCGCCGGCAGCGCCGGTCGCCCGTCGGCCTCGGCGGAGGGCGGGCGCCGGGAGCGGGGCGGGGCGCGCGGCGAGCAGGGCGGGCGGACCGGCTCCGACGCCCGCGGCCAGCGGGCCGGCGCCGAGGCACGCCCCGGCGCCGACGGGCGCGGCGGTGGTGACCGGCGCGGGGGCGCTGACGGACGCGGGGGCGGTGACGGACGCGGGGGCGGCGACGGACGCGGGGGCGGTGACGGACGCGGGGGCGGTGACGGACGCGGCGGGCAGCGCGGTGAGCGCGGCGGCGCGCGCGGCGGGTCGCGGGGCGGACCACAGCCGCGGCAGGGCCGTGGCGGCTCCGCGCCGGCCCCGGTGAACGACGCGATGGCCGAGGCGCTGCGCCGGGCCGGCCTGGCCTGA
- a CDS encoding GNAT family N-acetyltransferase, producing MSRVTAGGVDVLRAEDVRTAAALHVRAFERFFLTSLGEPFLREFYAGFVRDPDAVTVVTRDPDGRLVGVVVGTVAPELFFRRLLRQRGPRLALASLPAVVRRPAVALRLLRGVAYRGEVPVETHGALLSSICVDPAVAHGGHGRRLLDAWWEAVRLRGVSSAHLTTDADDNERVNAFYRRAGWTLRGTWTTQEGRRMNCYGIAAAPVGAEAGHPAG from the coding sequence GTGAGCCGGGTCACCGCCGGGGGTGTGGACGTTCTGCGGGCCGAGGACGTTCGTACGGCTGCGGCGCTGCACGTGCGGGCCTTCGAACGGTTCTTCCTCACCAGTCTCGGCGAGCCGTTCCTCCGGGAGTTCTACGCCGGCTTCGTTCGTGATCCCGACGCTGTCACGGTGGTCACCCGGGACCCCGACGGTCGGCTGGTCGGCGTGGTGGTCGGCACGGTGGCCCCGGAGCTGTTCTTCCGCCGCCTGCTTCGCCAGCGCGGCCCCCGGCTGGCGCTGGCGAGCCTGCCGGCCGTCGTCCGCCGTCCCGCGGTGGCACTGCGCCTGCTGCGCGGGGTGGCCTACCGCGGCGAGGTGCCGGTCGAGACGCACGGAGCGCTCCTCAGCTCCATCTGCGTCGACCCCGCCGTGGCGCACGGCGGCCACGGTCGGCGGCTCCTCGACGCCTGGTGGGAGGCGGTCCGGCTACGCGGAGTGAGCTCGGCGCACCTGACCACCGACGCGGACGACAACGAGCGCGTCAACGCCTTCTACCGACGGGCCGGGTGGACCCTGCGGGGCACCTGGACCACCCAGGAGGGGCGGCGGATGAACTGCTACGGCATCGCGGCGGCCCCGGTCGGGGCGGAGGCCGGCCACCCGGCCGGCTGA
- a CDS encoding MBL fold metallo-hydrolase, translated as MRAPADRELDRALGGRLWRMTGMAAVAGLAWAARDVPAALGGRLTGARAERAARSPQFRDGTFHNRAATRTMTTGDPGRNLVWELIFGKQRRRPSAPVPLLPPTSPPATDVERELNIVWYGHASALIEIEGRKVLIDPVWSDRCSPSATVGPKRLHQPPVRLADLPPVDAILISHDHYDHLDMATVQELTRRQSAPFLVPLGVGAHLDRWGVPAERIVELDWSERHRVGGLEIIATAAQHFSGRGLRRDGTLWSSWVVAGAHRKVFYTGDSGYFDGYAEIGAEHGPFDVTLMQIGAYDRAWPAIHMFPEEAVSAHLDLRGGLFLPVHWATFNLALHDWSEPVDRLWAEAKARDVRLAVPRPGERVVVDDPPPVDGWWQAVA; from the coding sequence ATGCGGGCACCAGCGGACCGGGAACTCGACCGGGCACTCGGCGGGCGGCTGTGGCGGATGACGGGGATGGCCGCGGTGGCCGGCCTGGCCTGGGCGGCGCGGGACGTGCCGGCGGCGCTGGGCGGGCGGCTGACCGGGGCCCGGGCGGAACGGGCCGCCCGCTCCCCCCAGTTCCGCGACGGCACCTTCCACAACCGGGCCGCGACCCGGACGATGACCACCGGTGACCCGGGTCGGAACCTGGTCTGGGAGCTGATCTTCGGCAAGCAACGCCGACGCCCCAGCGCCCCGGTCCCGCTGCTGCCCCCGACATCCCCGCCCGCCACCGACGTCGAGCGCGAACTCAACATCGTCTGGTACGGCCATGCCTCCGCGCTGATCGAGATCGAGGGGCGGAAGGTCCTGATCGACCCGGTGTGGAGCGACCGCTGCTCCCCGTCCGCCACGGTCGGGCCGAAGCGGCTGCACCAGCCCCCGGTACGCCTGGCCGACCTGCCCCCGGTCGACGCCATCCTGATCTCCCACGACCACTACGACCACCTCGACATGGCCACCGTGCAGGAGCTGACCCGGCGGCAGTCCGCGCCGTTCCTGGTGCCGCTGGGCGTCGGCGCCCACCTCGACCGGTGGGGCGTGCCGGCCGAGCGGATCGTCGAGCTGGACTGGTCGGAGCGGCACCGGGTGGGTGGGCTGGAGATCATCGCCACCGCCGCCCAGCACTTCTCCGGCCGGGGGCTGCGCCGCGACGGCACCCTCTGGAGCTCCTGGGTGGTCGCCGGCGCGCACCGCAAGGTCTTCTACACCGGCGACTCCGGCTACTTCGACGGGTACGCCGAGATCGGCGCGGAGCACGGGCCGTTCGACGTCACCCTGATGCAGATCGGCGCGTACGACCGGGCGTGGCCGGCCATCCACATGTTCCCCGAGGAGGCCGTCTCGGCCCACCTCGACCTGCGCGGTGGGCTCTTCCTCCCGGTGCACTGGGCGACGTTCAACCTGGCCCTGCACGACTGGTCCGAGCCGGTGGACCGGCTCTGGGCCGAGGCCAAGGCGCGCGACGTGCGGCTGGCGGTGCCCCGCCCCGGCGAGCGGGTGGTGGTCGACGACCCGCCGCCGGTGGACGGCTGGTGGCAGGCGGTCGCCTGA